The following are from one region of the Nicotiana tabacum cultivar K326 chromosome 3, ASM71507v2, whole genome shotgun sequence genome:
- the LOC107827056 gene encoding uncharacterized protein LOC107827056 isoform X2, with the protein MLVDEAKILLGFSTNSCPTPCQVKAAYRRKVWETHPDCFPVHLKPDAELKFKMISEAYTCLLSGTRHEGQHGVGYSRVVRSGVPRGGRKNHPLIGLPFIFIILGTVTLGGTNIARAYRKQRADCPSHNPFLP; encoded by the exons ATGCTGGTGGACGAGGCAAAAATCTTGCTAGGCTTTTCCACTAATTCTTGCCCCACTCCTTGTCAG GTCAAAGCTGCTTATAGAAGGAAGGTATGGGAGACTCATCCAGATTGCTTTCCAGTTCATCTCAAACCTGATGCAGAACTCAAATTTAAGATG ATTTCAGAAGCATACACTTGCCTGCTTTCTG GTACAAGACACGAAGGTCAACACGGTG TTGGATATTCACGTGTTGTAAGAAGTGGAGTTCCTAGAGGAGGGAGGAAAAATCATCCACTGATTGGGCTtccctttatttttattattttgggaaCTGTAACATTGGGAGGAACAAATATTGCCAG GGCCTACAGAAAACAGAGGGCGGATTGTCCTTCTCATAATCCTTTTCTCCCTTGA
- the LOC107827056 gene encoding uncharacterized protein LOC107827056 isoform X1: MLVDEAKILLGFSTNSCPTPCQVKAAYRRKVWETHPDCFPVHLKPDAELKFKMISEAYTCLLSAITGTRHEGQHGVGYSRVVRSGVPRGGRKNHPLIGLPFIFIILGTVTLGGTNIARAYRKQRADCPSHNPFLP; the protein is encoded by the exons ATGCTGGTGGACGAGGCAAAAATCTTGCTAGGCTTTTCCACTAATTCTTGCCCCACTCCTTGTCAG GTCAAAGCTGCTTATAGAAGGAAGGTATGGGAGACTCATCCAGATTGCTTTCCAGTTCATCTCAAACCTGATGCAGAACTCAAATTTAAGATG ATTTCAGAAGCATACACTTGCCTGCTTTCTG CAATTACAGGTACAAGACACGAAGGTCAACACGGTG TTGGATATTCACGTGTTGTAAGAAGTGGAGTTCCTAGAGGAGGGAGGAAAAATCATCCACTGATTGGGCTtccctttatttttattattttgggaaCTGTAACATTGGGAGGAACAAATATTGCCAG GGCCTACAGAAAACAGAGGGCGGATTGTCCTTCTCATAATCCTTTTCTCCCTTGA
- the LOC107827057 gene encoding two-pore potassium channel 5: MEASSSSSDSDDDFFAPSSWPSTSAVYSLLPSNKKLRRSRTAPAMVSMEDLFKSPTQSVHQFGPTSLVRQAAFLLVVYLSLGVVVYSFNRDHFSGVETHPVVDALYFCIVTMCTIGYGDIAPITPLTKVFACIFVLVGFGFIDILLSGVVNYVLDLQENLLLAGFKVQGQRQFDNGHGHGGGLSAYIVDVAKGRMRIRMKVGLALGVVLLCIGLGSMVLYFQENLDWIDSFYLSVMSVTTVGYGDRAFKTLPGRLFASIWLLFSTLAVARAFLYLAEARIDKRHRRIANWVLQREITIEDLLAADINNNGFIRKSEYVIYKLKEMGKIREKDVMQICNQFNKLDENNSGKITLPSLLQSHL, from the exons ATGGAAGCTTCGTCCTCATCCTCCGATTCCGATGATGACTTTTTTGCTCCGTCTTCTTGGCCTTCTACTTCAGCTGTCTACAGCTTATTGCCTTCCAATAAGAAATTGCGCCGATCCAGAACTGCTCCGGCTATGGTCTCTATGGAGGACCTCTTTAAATCACCCACTCAATCTGTCCACCAATTTGGCCCTACTTCTCTCGTCAGACAGGCCGCTTTTCTGCTTGTAGTTTACCTCTCTCTTGGTGTCGTCGTTTATTCCTTTAACCGTGACCACTTCTCTGGAGTTGAGACCCACCCGGTTGTTGACGCCCTTTACTTTTGCATCGTCACTATGTGTACCATTGGCTACGGCGACATTGCTCCGATTACTCCCTTGACTAAAGTCTTTGCTTGTATATTTGTGCTTGTGGGATTTGGGTTCATTGACATTTTGCTGAGTGGGGTCGTCAATTACGTACTTGATTTGCAGGAGAACTTGTTATTGGCCGGCTTTAAAGTACAAGGGCAACGGCAATTCGATAATGGGCATGGGCATGGTGGCGGACTCTCCGCCTATATCGTCGACGTAGCCAAAGGCAGAATGAGAATCAGAATGAAAGTGGGTTTGGCTCTGGGAGTTGTGCTTTTATGCATTGGTTTGGGGTCAATGGTGTTGTATTTCCAGGAGAATTTGGATTGGATCGATTCATTTTACTTATCAGTAATGTCTGTTACCACTGTGGGATATGGTGATAGGGCTTTCAAGACCCTGCCGGGAAGGTTGTTCGCGTCAATTTGGCTTTTATTCTCCACCCTCGCGGTGGCACGTGCTTTCTTGTATTTGGCAGAGGCCAGGATTGACAAGAGGCACAGGAGGATTGCCAATTGGGTATTGCAGCGCGAAATCACCATTGAAGATCTGCTTGCCGCTGACATTAACAATAATGGTTTCATTCG GAAATCAGAATATGTCATCTACAAGCTCAAGGAAATGGGAAAGATCAGGGAGAAAGATGTAATGCAGATATGCAATCAGTTCAACAAGCTCGATGAAAACAATTCTGGGAAGATAACATTACCCAGTCTCCTGCAGAGTCATTTGTAG
- the LOC142179614 gene encoding uncharacterized protein LOC142179614 → MTSNGRDFNAVLTSQDQLHGTIMQDMETKDFRECMSDTGINELPAVGRDYTWTNNHTYSRIDRGLVNMDWMITIPSKSIQILEPSFSDHSPLKLTISQMYGKKTSSFIFFNCIAEHPQFIQEVDQAWNSIGEDRKLLRDGTN, encoded by the coding sequence ATGACTAGTAATGGGAGAGATTTTAATGCAGTATTGACTAGTCAGGATCAATTGCATGGTACTATAATGCAAGATATGGAAACAAAGGATTTTAGGGAATGCATGAGTGATACAggaataaatgaattacctgctGTGGGAAGGGAttatacatggacaaataaccaTACATATAGCAGAATAGATAGAGGATTGGTAAACATGGACTGGATGATAACAATTCCTAGTAAGAGTATACAAATCCTAGAGCCATCTTTCTCTGATCATTCCCCACTTAAGCTGACGATTTCACAAATGTATGGGAAGAAAACcagttcatttatatttttcaattGCATTGCTGAGCATCCTCAATTTATACAAGAAGTAGATCAAGCATGGAACTCAATTGGAGAAGATAGGAAGCTACTGAGAGATGGAACAAACTAA